The genomic region GGTCAATTCTGagtaatgttttttgttgttttaaggaaatattAACAATATGTCTTACAACACTACAAGCTATGCAACAGTTGGTCTAATTCCAAATTTTAAGTGATGTAACTTACTTTATATATTTAGTATGCAATTTCTCAAGTTTCGGTGTAAACCATTATCCCATTAGGAGTACAATAATTTCATAAAACTTTCTTGTTGGTTTTACTTCACAgaataaacatatattttcaaCTTATGTTGTTGCTTCAGGACTTCAGTATGGAGCTGGGGAAGGTGTCTTACACTACTTTTTTAAGGTAGATATCTAAGCATTTTGGGGGGTTTATTTAATATCTAATGGCAAATTGCAATggaattaaatgcatttctaatAGTTTTGGTATTGTAAGTTTAATGTTCTTGTGAACAGAATTCATTATTTGATCCCTTAGAAATGAGTGTTAGCTACAATGGAAGTGatttccactttattttttggatctgtatgttttttgtttttttcatagttttcgAAGAGTATCTACAAGTGCACCTTATAATGAGAATGACTATCAGATCAATGGAttcaagaaaaatgtctttcttttcaacattgcattcctttttttttccccaagcatttttttttttaaatttgggaTACGAAGTACTAAAAACATTTGTCAATATAAAAGagtattcttttaaaaataaaaaattcttggtttctttttagGCTGCCAGTATTTCTCAAAATTATTTACTACAGTTCCATAAGTCGTTcagtaaatgtaattttataatCCTAAATATATAGATTTGCCACTGCACAAATATACCTAATTAAAAGTAACTGTTTACTTCTAACTTTGTTGtccatttgtattttcagataGGTTGGCTCAGTGAGGCTACTGCAATACCTGTTTTTGGACATGGAAACAATTTTATTCCAACCATTCATGTTCTTGATTTAGCAGCGTAAGTAAAGTTTCACTTGGACAGTGATTGATAGTTAGCTAAGtaacaaatacacaaatacactAGCAGAATACCGAGGCTTTTAAACTGGGGCAGAGAGGGTTTAAAAACACTATTTGGCCCATCTTATTGAGGCAGGCAGAGACTTCAGTATCTTTGGTACTAGATATGCCTACGGGAAACCTGTGTCTATTGTACAGGTTCTGTGCTTTTAAGAAATTGCTGGCAAGGCTGGATATAGCAAGTAGTATCACTTAACTGACACAGAACTGGAAATGCATCATGGACTCTACAgcttaaattaatattttgtacAGGTGTTGCTTTTTATCCTTTGAACTTATGTACAAATAAAACATCTATCTATACTTCTTTCTTGAAGATaatatacatgaaaatattgTGCTCTGAGTTTTCCAAAATTAAACGTAGTCGTATTTGGACAGCTTCTGAATAGCATCTAACACGAAAAGTCCCAGTATGCTTTTATACTGACCAGCCTTGACCTTCCTATGTTTCAGAGTGTTACAGAATGTAGCAGACCACAGGCCAAGGTTTCACTATATACTTGCGGTAGATGAATCTATGCACACTCTTCAAGAATTAATAAAGGTAAgggattttattccttttctttttttcccgaTATTTATAAGATTTTTCAAACTGTACATTTTTACAGAAGTAGATGTCCCTAAGTCTTCCTGAATTATCTtgtgtaataaataataaacaaaataaatttgaaatctACCAAGACTTTTGTCcttcaaaagaaatgtattattttgatGTCTTTCTGCAGAATTAACTTTGAAAGTATTATCAttaatttaaatagaaattttacTTAAAACTGTGCTGAGTTGTTATGGGATTCACAGTACTACAATCAGATACtcaaaagtctttaaaatattcttcccTTCATTTGTATgaagatattttgtttttctaaacatttcGAAATGAAGTCTAGAAATAGTCTGGATGACGCTATTGAACTATAATTTACAGTGAGACTGAGAATTGAGAGAAGCAGCTAATACAGTGTAACAGGAGATTTTCCCATGTAGATTGAGCAAATGTTACATAAGAACCAAACAAAACAgcccatttttctttcagtgtcaAAGAATGTTTCATGGAACTGTCTTGTAGGAAGGTCACAAGGAGATGCATCCCTTGTTTTGGTTCAGGCTTACGAGGTctcactgaaaaattaatagTTGGAAAATCCACTTTGTATAAGTGACCATAATGTAGTTTTCAACATTCATGTGGAAGAAGCAAAGGTCAAAATAATCTTTGTAGCTGTGGTCAACTATAGGAAAGAGCATTATATAAAAATGAGTACAAgagatgtttaaaatattaaatctttAGAGAAGGAAGGTAGAAGCTATTGAAACTTACATTATTAGATGTATAAGGCCATTGCATGCTACTTATTAAGAAAAGTTTGGGAAAGATAAAATGATAATTGGCATGGCTGAGGGAAGCAGGATGGCAGACTTCAAAAAGTTAGTTATGTCCTGatgaagaaaaatcataaaaatctGGCTGgataagagaaacaaaacaaaacagacttaaaacaatattaaaaatcaatgaTCAGAAAAGACTCAAAattaatatcctttttttttcaagcctttgaagaacaaaaagctTGCCAGGAAATCTGTAAGGCCAATCAATAATATAAAAGGATCACTTATAAAAGCCTAAGCTGTAGCAGAGATACTTTGCATTAGTTAGCATAGGTAAGAATTATGAGAAATACCTTGAGAGTTACTTAAATATACAGCAGCTCTTTCTAACTTAGGAAGTCTTTGAGCTTAAAATAGTCAAAGATTAGGAGAGCATTTGGAATAAGTATCATTCATGCTTTTCCTAGTCTTACTTTCATTTAGGTGTCCGCTAGTTGAAACTGTTTGAGACAGAATACTGGATATATTTGGTCTAGTGCTCTATAGCTGTTGCTGTTATAATTTTATGGAATCTagcgtgtgttttttttaaccttttttaaaGGACTGCAGGAGTAACTAACTTCTGGCTGATGATGAAGTGAAACTAGAGAGTTAATGGTGGCATTCCATTGATCTGAATATCTTTCCTGACTGTTAACagaattaaatacttaaaaaatctgaagtgaGAATGCTGAGAAATAAGATAGGTCTCCAATTTGATCTTAAGCAGTATGAAGTTATAGATTTAAGAGCTTTGaaacacttgttttttgttgtttttgttgttgtttgtttttgttttgttttattgcagcTACTAAAAATGAAGTGATATATAGCAAAACAGAGATGTTTAATACTAACATTAAAGTTAATGTTCTTTGATCTGCAATTCCAATCAGTATACTGACTTTTTGGGTATAGTGTAACATAAAATTTAGAGCAGAGGTTTTATCTCAAGAAatcctgttcattttttttttctaagaatcTGATTTGATATgtgcattacttttttttttttttttctttatagtgTATCAGTAAAAACGTTGGACCAGGAAAAATTGAGAAGATTCCAAGAGAAAATGCATTCTTGAGTAAAGAGTTAACTGTTAgtagttttcttttattcattttttcttttattacttaAGGAAAGGATGCAAACCTAAAGAAAAGGATATGAAGTATCGTattatgaaatatatgtatttttttatttcagcagaaaaatgtaaCCCTAAAGCTCAACTAAAAACATCTACAGTGAAtgtaaatttagaaaataaactgaaatttaacCCTCAGAGAAAAGAGTATTATGAGGAATTACAGACTGTTCTATAAAAACAGTGAAGCACTGATGTCATTGCTGCACTGAGCATACTGGAGCATGCTGACAAAACCTAccaacaaagcatttaaaaaaaaaaaaagttaataatgAGGTACTACTGAGGCTGACAAACACAGTATATGTAAATCATCTTCATCTATTTATCTGGAATGAACTGTTCAtgggagaaataaataaattaaaaatctgctAGTTTAAAGGTGGTACTTAATGAATTTACGAAAGaaggtttttttgtgttgttttttttttttcctgcaatagTGTGAGACATCAAATAATTGCTTAATGGTTAATAATACAATAGTCCTCAGgaatacttaaatatatatttaaaatatattttttaaaagcttaaaatgtatgttttgcaGTGCATGCATACATACTTTCCCTGTGCTTAAATTCTTTCTattcccctcacccccccattCTAGTCTTTACTTTAAGCCAACAGTGTTATTTTAACATCCATAGCTTGCATCTTTAAAGTAAATGTAGTTTTGTTCTCTCAGCAAACAAACTTGGATATGTTGCTTGTGAACCTACGAATGGAAGCCATATTTCTGAAAGAGACTTTCAACATTAAGTGGGTTGCTCAGACAGGACTGGTGGAGAACATTGAAAAGATCGTCAAAGAATACAAGCAAAATCGAGGACTTCTGGTAATGGCTTGGTGTATGCtgttttaaagtgcttttttcaaatataaatagtTCTATAAACACAAGCTTTATCTCTTTAAGTAAACGTACACAGAAGACCGACAGAGATGCAAAATAAGTGAACATAAAATCTGAAAGTTAAATTGAAGTAATTAATTagacaatataaaatattaactaaAATAGTCACCTAAAGTTTTCTGTTATGCCTAAAATTGCAATCGTGTAAGTGAAAACAAGCTTCGTGatggagaagctgctgctttgaaacTAGTTTTTGTAGGCAATATATGGCATTCCTGGTATATTAGACTTCAAGAAAGCAGTAACTGTGTcttttatttaagatttttatgTTAGAGTCAGTAGCTAGGTGAACATTTTTTGTCCTTCATTATACTTGGTGAGCCAGTATACTTAATTGCAATGTGGCTTTCATTTTATCCCACTCCGTTGTATAATGTAATGAGCAAATTTGCTGTTTCCTATGTTAGCTAACTATTTAGAATTGCCATATTCAAATGTATAAGGAAGTAGTTATTTAAAGGTGCATAAAAATGCTTGCATTCATTCAAGTATTGCTTGTCTTTAGTATGATAAAGCTATTCATCATGTCTGTATCTTGTTCAAACCATGATAGGTTCAGGAggtgtaaaacaaaatataactaACATCATTTGTTCaaagttttttctttgaaagtccCTGCATACATCCAAAAGGATTATCAGATCTGTGCTTGCATTAAGCTACTGCATCTGTGTAGGTACGCCTGCAATTCAAAAAGTTTGATGTAAAATAAAGGCATACCATGTGGTAAGTAGAAGAGGGAAGGCTAGCTAGACCTCTGTGCCAGTCACAACTCTGCAAAATTAATTTGCCGGGTTATGTTAGAAATTATgttagaaattaattaatttgttaggtttatgttaaaaataccGCCAGGTTTACTGAATTGGGATATGAACTTAATGATGTATGGCTTTGAGTTTATTGCATGatatttattaaatgtattttggaaCTTAGTGATTCAACCATGAACAAGATaggctgaaattaaaaattattaactTAAGATTGCGATGAATCTGCAGTTTTTGAGGTCAAAATAACTATGGTGATGACAGCAACTCTACCTCAGCTGGAAAATAAAGTGATTGTGTTTATATAGTAGAATATCTGCCACTTATCTCCAAAATCCACTGCCTATAGGGTTGTGTTATGTTTCTTTTAACCATTTAACCTCTAATAGTGCCACTGTAAGTTGGTCTGTTAGTCTACTAAGTAGAAATGTACCTTTTTCTCCAATGCTGAAGTTGTACCATTAAGTTAACTGCGTTACTCAAAAGCAGTGGATGATATAGAACATGCTCAGTGCAAATAAATctaaaagatattttcagttttaattataATAGTTATTTCCTTTTAGTTATACTGAAAAGATTgtaccttttaaataaaaatttccataACGTTTGATTGATCTttcacatctttcttttttccccagcctctcAAAGTTTACATTCATGGTCCTCCTGGGGTTGGCAAATCTACCATCGCTGAAAAGCTCTGCAAACACTACAAGCTGCATCACATTAAGATAAAAGATGTGATTTCTGAAACAATAGCAAATCTGGTGTGTTACTAGCTGTTTTTTTAGTATTGCTATTATTTTAGTTTCTGTGACTTTAAATGTTTgccattgttttaaaataaaatagaactccataatttagtattttaagTTACCAAAGGAAATAATCATGTtccaacaaaatgttttgagaaataATATACTGATTGCTTTTTAGATCCACCTATAACTGTTGGTATTATTTACTTTCTTGCTCACTTTTCTGACCTGAAAAATACATTACCAAAACAATTTTAGATTTtagaatggaaatattttttgacaTACTGATCatctctggggatgcactgaactCTTTTTAAAGATTGAAGGTTGCTCAGTCTCTCATTGTCCAGGAGCGTATGTGAAATTCATTggttttttccatttattacaTCTGTGTATATAAGAAAATTTGTCTGTAGAATTTCTGAGCCTATTCATGTTTCTGATATTGTCTTCAGGAGAAAATTGTGGCTCCTAAAGAAGTGGACTATGACAGTGTGGGTGAAGAGGGAGAatatgaagaagaagaagagggtaCAAATGTAGAAGAAGCACATGAGTTGTTGGCTGGAATTAAAGAAAGCATGGAGCAGAATGCAGGTAGGAAATATGAAGTAATAAAAGGGGACCATCTTTCTACttctttatacattttatataattCTTTTTAACTCCATAAGTTTATATGTAAGTGACTGAATGTTCAGAATCTTTAGATTCTtggccagatttttttttctatcaagttttcttctcagaacagagagcataatttaaataatataaagtaaaaagTGAAGTATGTAACTATcaaatttgcaagaaaaataatggcagttttctcttctgcattctttgttttgtttaaaataataatgcctTTTAATATGTAATGTTTTATTGATAACAATAGATTCTAATTTTGCCTCAGCTTTTAAAAgtcttaaatataaaataagaagCTGGAGTCAATCATTGcaagaggacaaaaaaaatcaggtcaAAACAAACTTTACTGCCATACATTTGCTTCACAATGTATGCTAAGTTAATAAGTCACTTTATATCTCAGTCTattaatctgaaaatgaaacttgCAAAACctatttcacatttgttttgcaAGAATTTGTTTCATGGTTAATTGTAAATAgtaaatgtttgctttgtaaCATGCTTTTTTCTAGtctatttcttttcatatcAAGATGTGACTGTGTTATTCTAAAATATCTAATTTCATGTTTACTAGCCTTAAAGTTCTAACATTTATATCATTGTAAATACAGgtgtcattttatttcatagttACACTTGTAGTCCATAAATCTCTTAACAGCATGTAGTATACACAGTGACATAATTTTTTTTGGAGTTTAGAAAGTGTCTCTGATAAATGTATGAACATGttagtaaaataatttcaggtatttcttttccataaacTAGGTTCCTATTAACCTTCTTTGTGTTTTAGGTTGTTTAGATGATCAGTATGCTGTTAAACTCATTAAAGATAAGCTCAAATCTATGCCTTGTAGGAATCAGGGATATGTTTTAGATGGGTTCCCAGAGACCTATGACCAGGCAAAAGAGCTTTTTAACTGTAAgtactgctgcttttgtttttattgctgctaatattatcattatttttctcagtgcCGTATTACTTGAAGTGCATCAACACTGTTTTGACAGCAGAGCAAGGCACAAAACTGTTGTTTTCACATGCTGCTTAAAATTTAAGGTTTGTAATGAATTGTTATGCACCTTAAACAAGATAATTTTCAGATGATCTTGGCTGGCAATGTCCTAAATAAATGACCAAATAGAGAAGACACTTTCTGTGTTGATATACTCTATGCAAGAAAGCTGTAAGGCAGAATTTCTTCATAATATTCAAGGACTGCTTAACAAGGGGATCCAGACAGTTCACCAATACATATTGTGTAAACCAGATTAGAGTGGGTATATTAGATGAGCTTCACTGGATATGACTTTGGTGGAGCTCTGCAACATACATCTCAAATTGTGAGCTAGCACTGTCTGCATTAAGACCAAGAACCATCTCCATAAATTAAAGGATatgattttaaggaaaacaaaacgcAGTCTTGTTCATTTTACTATGCTGGGCTGTAAATCACCTAGCTCAGCTGATGCTCAAGCCGTTGAGCAGACTATTCATGTCAAGAATAGCAGACAATTAACAGCAGAAACCATTTTAACCATACCACAGCAAACCATTTCTACTCACTAAGCTCTGTCACTGGCATAAGAAAATatggagcagcaggagaagccAGGGTCAAGAAAGTAGTATGGACATATTTTGTAACTGTGTATGCAAGTGCATGCTCTGCTGTATAGCTAAACAACTGTTAGTGTCCCATGGTAGAATCTGTGGCAGGCAACAGCATAGATTACTTACTGACTACTCTAAACTGGTGTCCAGGTTAGATTAATTTCCAACAGTTAGTAcaatttgaatatttaaaaagtgtttgtaTGGGGCATGTTATTagtaaatataataatattgtTGCTTCAAATCATAATGTCAAtcatttattgcttttgttttagtggaagatgaagatgaagaagaaattaaaggcAAAATACCAAAATGTGATAAATTAATCACACCTGGTAAgtttgactttttaaataaacagaggAGTTTTCAAATATTGCTGCCACCAACTAGAAGTTTAAAATATCATTCCATCTGTTCATAttccatttaaaagaaatatccaCGTAATGCCGCTGCCCTGTTGTTTGCAAGTGAGCAGTCAATCAATAGgagggtttgggtttgttttttggttgttttttaaattttttttctgttttcttttgtgaaaatGCCATCAGCTGTTTTTACCAAGAGCAGTGGCTGCCTTTGTTATGATTACAGCATCTACCTATGGAATAAATGAGCTCCTGAACATggaatattaatatatatatatatatttaatatataaaagtTTAGCCCTTTGTAGAGTTCTTTGCAGTGCTTAGCATTGTATCTTGAATGATACTACCAAATTCATTTTATTGCATCAGCAAATTTGGGAATTGAAATAGTTTGTTTTCCACCTATGCAGAAAATGCTTTATTGTGATGTTTTTGCTATTCTTGATTTCTTTGAATTGGCATATTTTATGTTACAAGATGCATATGGTCAGGTAGTATAAAAGCTGAATACCTAAAGCGCTTAGTGTTTTTTTGCAGCCTGATAACTTAGGAGCTTCAGTGGAAGTGAAGAAGGTTCAGAAcgtcctgaaaaaaaatcctattattGCACTTAAATGAAGGGGACAAAGGGTTGATTTAAAAGGAGGCTTTTACCTCATTTCATTTAGGAACTGCtgatttctgaagtaaaaaagaaaaacatgttctttataaacaaaaacactttcagtTACAATATCAGAAAGAGGAACTGTGAATTACAATGGGCTGGAGAAGTACCAGCTCATCAAATGTGTTTGAAGGTAACTCCAATGGAATTCAAATGTGTGAATTATGATGGGCAGAAGTACCACTTTCTCTCCCAAAACAAGGACTTCAAGCAAGGGATCTGTTTTAGAAACACCTTATCAACCTTGGAGAAAACTTGTTTTAGAGAACTGAGTGATCCAAAAGGGCGTTTTGTTGGTCTATGgagatttttgtgtgttttgttttttttctgtttttaggatgggttgcttttttttggcATGCACGAGGAGATTGGAGGGGAATTGTCTGTGTTTGATTCTGcaaatttctctctgaaatcagaaaaaatacttcctAACTTTGTTAAATTAATAGGCTTTGGTGGTATTGAGAAGTGATAttagaaatatcagaaaatattgTGATAACTTACATGAATAATTAAAGGCAGACTGATTGTTGATAAAATATGCAACAGCCTAATGAAACTTACAAGTATGGGAATTCTGAACCAAAGAAaggagatgcatttttttttatggatcCTTTGAGGCTTTCTGGTGTTCTTGTCTATGAAAGTACTACAAATAACATTGACACCAAATTTTATGGCATCTGATATCATAGTATGTTTAATccactgttgttgttttgttttgttttagtttgttttagtttattttcctaatttactttatttaggaaaatacagatttatttgtGAGATGAGAAATTGCAATACACTGTGATGACTTTTGAAGACTTGACAAACAAATGAATTGTTAAATTTTCCAGTGTTACTTGCTACTTTGGCTGCACTAttcatgtttgtttatttttcttcctatacCAATTACATGTGTTGGTTCTTCTCTGTTAGCTTTCTCAGGAAATTTGGACtatgtttgtttcttatttcaAGAATAGTCTTGTTGATAGCGCTAAGAAAGAACTTGGTAGAATTAGAACATGTTGCTTCTATGTGTCTCCTCTTCATTTTATTGGATTGCTCTAACTGGAGAAGTTGCATATCAGCATTTCTTAATTAAAGTATCtataaggaaatatttatatacatatgtgtgaatttatattcatttgtggtttaaaatgtattattaacaGAAGGTAGATATGAGGGAGGAAAAATCATATGTGGACACTGATAATGTGTTCTTCTTCACAGAATTTGTTGTATCTTTGACTGCATCTGAtgaatttcttaaaaacagaataataaatcTACCAGAAAGTGTTGTTGCTGGAACTCATTATACTCAGGACCGGTTTCTGCAATCTTTAAGTCTCTTCAGAGAGATAAACACAGAAGATGAGACTGTTCTCAACTATTTTGATGAACTTGAAATACATCCTCAGTTTTTTggtatgaaataataaaattcttagctaaaatatcaataaaaattCCTATTGTTACAAATGTAACACTTGTGAAGATTGtacagtaaatatataaatattttaactaacATATCAGAATAAATATATAGCAGGCATTTAACTATATACCTGTGGAAATATTTATATGCTCATAAAGATTCTGAATTGTGCTGATTAGAGTGTACAGTTAACATGTCTTTAAAATTAGTGTTTTTATTAATCATTCGGTTTTGTAGGCTAAATAACCAAAATAGTTTTCTGATATAGTTTACAGATCTCTGCACTTGGCATCCTTCTGGACTGGTATAATAGTATATTTTCATGGACTTTAAATATTATAGttgcttatatttttttctttagatttaaCCTCAGATGTGGTGACAATATATGGGTATTCTGTAAGTATGAAAGAATATGATTAGACATTAAAGGTGTAAGGCTAGTAATACATCCTTTTTGTTTCATACCTAGGGGTGAGAAA from Anser cygnoides isolate HZ-2024a breed goose chromosome 5, Taihu_goose_T2T_genome, whole genome shotgun sequence harbors:
- the AK7 gene encoding adenylate kinase 7 isoform X1 translates to MGALNSVRKWPYRAAHYSSLPACYCPAFLTHSRLISIHLRKMTEAEMRKVHFHSMMCCRQAGSQYLSKCVVGASLESIGEEEEEEDEKNSAAELSARPKEGVYQIVGTLSKPGGTKPCFAEETYAVSSQKELLSYLLECEIILYNITEDANQIEEAKWAASALHTEIEHFATPKIFILISTIMSWAKSKPPDPEDSEIPFTEEDYRRRKSHPNFMDHINAEKLILKLGKTNKHIFSTYVVASGLQYGAGEGVLHYFFKIGWLSEATAIPVFGHGNNFIPTIHVLDLAAVLQNVADHRPRFHYILAVDESMHTLQELIKCISKNVGPGKIEKIPRENAFLSKELTQTNLDMLLVNLRMEAIFLKETFNIKWVAQTGLVENIEKIVKEYKQNRGLLPLKVYIHGPPGVGKSTIAEKLCKHYKLHHIKIKDVISETIANLEKIVAPKEVDYDSVGEEGEYEEEEEGTNVEEAHELLAGIKESMEQNAGCLDDQYAVKLIKDKLKSMPCRNQGYVLDGFPETYDQAKELFNLEDEDEEEIKGKIPKCDKLITPEFVVSLTASDEFLKNRIINLPESVVAGTHYTQDRFLQSLSLFREINTEDETVLNYFDELEIHPQFFDIAKFEDPENRFIVKEIVKEIGEPRNYGLTDEEKESLERKAAEERLAREAKEEAERERREAEERAERMANWEEWNKQLEEVKRQEQELLEAQSIPLRNYLMKHVMPTLIQGLNECCKIRPDDPVDFLAEYLFRNNPDTQ
- the AK7 gene encoding adenylate kinase 7 isoform X2, whose translation is MAAGLGAARSRRIFLNHLDSYCGRSIGEYLSKCVVGASLESIGEEEEEEDEKNSAAELSARPKEGVYQIVGTLSKPGGTKPCFAEETYAVSSQKELLSYLLECEIILYNITEDANQIEEAKWAASALHTEIEHFATPKIFILISTIMSWAKSKPPDPEDSEIPFTEEDYRRRKSHPNFMDHINAEKLILKLGKTNKHIFSTYVVASGLQYGAGEGVLHYFFKIGWLSEATAIPVFGHGNNFIPTIHVLDLAAVLQNVADHRPRFHYILAVDESMHTLQELIKCISKNVGPGKIEKIPRENAFLSKELTQTNLDMLLVNLRMEAIFLKETFNIKWVAQTGLVENIEKIVKEYKQNRGLLPLKVYIHGPPGVGKSTIAEKLCKHYKLHHIKIKDVISETIANLEKIVAPKEVDYDSVGEEGEYEEEEEGTNVEEAHELLAGIKESMEQNAGCLDDQYAVKLIKDKLKSMPCRNQGYVLDGFPETYDQAKELFNLEDEDEEEIKGKIPKCDKLITPEFVVSLTASDEFLKNRIINLPESVVAGTHYTQDRFLQSLSLFREINTEDETVLNYFDELEIHPQFFDIAKFEDPENRFIVKEIVKEIGEPRNYGLTDEEKESLERKAAEERLAREAKEEAERERREAEERAERMANWEEWNKQLEEVKRQEQELLEAQSIPLRNYLMKHVMPTLIQGLNECCKIRPDDPVDFLAEYLFRNNPDTQ